A stretch of the Sylvia atricapilla isolate bSylAtr1 chromosome 28, bSylAtr1.pri, whole genome shotgun sequence genome encodes the following:
- the NSD3 gene encoding histone-lysine N-methyltransferase NSD3 isoform X2, translated as MDFSFSFMQGIMGNTIQQPPQLIDSANIRQEEAFDGSSDIAEDGGRTPYEAALQQGFQYPPAEELPPLTNGYPPAIGMYEPQAKYQTYPQYPNGSANGFGTVRNFSPPEYYPVENSNARPHEVLEKPSPPQPPPPPPPSAPQVGIPKKTGSPEIKLKITKTIQNGRELFESSLCGDLLNEVQAREYAKAKHEGRKEKRKKSSKHDSSRSEERKSHKIPKLEPEEQNRPNERLSTLSERPREDAVLEEAPVQQLVPSLPAQVTHDVKFQVGDLVWSKVGTYPWWPCMVSCDPQLDVHTKINTRGAREYHVQFFSNQPERAWVHEKRVREYQGHKQYEQLLAEAAKQASNHSEKQKIRKPRPQRERAQWDIGIAHAEKALKMTREERIEQYTFIYVDQEPEEALAKAKKTAAAKSEAKKSRRPKAAAPRAQPEHTGAAAASPSHAEARRQGQRRQPSGEEEEAPPVKIAWKTAAARKSLPASITMHNLDLQKCNMSPVVKIEQVFALQNAAGDGKLIDQFVYSTKGVGNKTEISVKGQEKLNSSSAQRSEKAVVQNTSSPETTSGAAGSVEKKQQRRSIRTRSESEKSTEVVPKKKIKKEQVETVPLAAVKTGLQKGASEISDSCKPLKKRSRASTDMELTSSAYRDTSDSDSRGLNDLQVKGSFGKRSDSPSATADADASDVQSVDSSLSRRGTGTSKKDTVCQICESSGESLLACEGECCSMFHLECLGLKAMPEEKFICTECKNEHTCFSCKLPGKDVKRCSVSTCGKFYHEACVRKFATALFESRGFRCPQHCCTACSMDKDMHKASKGRMARCLRCPVAYHSGDGCIAAGSLFVSSHILICSNHSKRTHSSSAVNVGFCFVCARGLVVQDHSDPLFSSYAYKSHYLLNESNRAELMKLPMIPPPSSASKKKCEKGGKLLCCESCPASFHPECLSIEMPEGCWNCNDCKAGKKLRYKQIVWVKLGNYRWWPAEICNPRSVPLNIQGLKHDIGDFPVFFFGSHDYYWVHQGRVFPYVEGDKSFAEGQTSINKTFKKALEEAAKRFQELKAQRESKEALEIERNSRKPPPYKHIKSNKVIGKVQIQVADLSEIPRCNCKPSDENPCGLESECLNRMLQYECHPQVCPAGERCQNQCFTKRLYPDAEIIKTERRGWGLRTKRSIKKGEFVNEYVGELIDEEECRLRIKRAHENSVTNFYMLTVTKDRIIDAGPKGNYSRFMNHSCNPNCETQKWTVNGDIRVGLFALCDIPAGMELTFNYNLDCLGNGRTECHCGAENCSGFLGVRPKTAFATANEEKVKNAKLKQKKRKIKTEQKQMHEDNCFQCGDGGELVMCDKKDCPKAYHLLCLNLTQPPFGKWECPWHQCDICSNPAVSFCEFCPHSFCKDHEKGALVPSALDGRLCCSAHDPKSPVAPEYWSKIKCKLEAQNAVEEAKE; from the exons AtggatttctctttctctttcatgcAAGGGATCATGGGAAACACAATTCAGCAACCACCTCAACTCATTGACTCGGCCAACATCCGCCAAGAGGAGGCCTTTGATGGCAGCAGTGACATTGCTGAGGATGGGGGCCGGACGCCGTACGAGGCCGCGCTGCAGCAAGGCTTCCAGTACCCCCCGGCCGAGGAGCTGCCGCCCCTCACCAACGGGTACCCCCCGGCCATCGGCATGTACGAGCCCCAGGCCAAATACCAGACCTACCCTCAGTATCCCAACGGCTCTGCCAACGGCTTTGGGACGGTCAGGAACTTCAGCCCCCCCGAGTATTACCCCGTGGAGAACTCCAACGCCAGGCCGCACGAAGTTCTGGAGAaaccttcccctccccagccgccgcctccgccgccaCCTTCAGCTCCACAAGTGGGGATTCCAAAGAAGACTGGCTCACCAGAGATCAAACTCAAAATAACCAAAACTATCCAGAACGGCAGGGAATTGTTTGAGTCCTCCCTGTGTGGGGACCTGTTGAATGAAGTCCAGGCGCGGGAGTACGCTAAGGCAAAACAtgaagggaggaaagagaaaaggaaaaaaagtagcaaGCATGACTCTTCCCGGTCGGAAGAGCGCAAGTCACACAAAATTCCAAAATTAGAACCAGAGGAGCAAAAT AGACCAAACGAGAGGCTTAGCACACTCTCAGAGAGACCAAGAGAAGatgcagtgctggaggaagcCCCG GTCCAGCAGCTCGTGCCGTCCCTTCCAGCACAGGTCACCCACGACGTCAAGTTCCAGGTTGGGGACCTGGTTTGGTCCAAGGTGGGGACATACCCGTGGTGGCCTTGCATGGTGTCCTGTGATCCACAGCTCGATGTGCATACCAAAATTAATACAAGAG GTGCCCGGGAATACCACGTGCAGTTCTTCAGCAACCAGCCAGAGCGCGCCTGGGTGCACGAGAAGCGCGTCCGCGAGTACCAGGGGCACAAACAGTACGAGCAGTTACTGGCTGAGGCAGCCAAGCAAGCCAGCAACCACTCTGAGAAACAGAAG ATTCGCAAGCCGCGGCCGCAGAGGGAGCGAGCGCAGTGGGACATTGGCATTGCCCATGCCGAGAAGGCGCTGAAAATGACCCGGGAGGAGAGGATAGAACAGTACACCTTCATTTACGTAGACCAAGAGCCGGAGGAGGCTTTGGCCAAGGCCAAAAAGACTGCTGCTGCCAAGTCGGAGGCCAAGAAGAGCCGTCGGCCGAAGGCGGCGGCGCCCCGCGCGCAGCCGGAGCACACCGGCGCGGCGGCGGCCTCGCCCTCCCACGCCGAGGCGCGCAGGCAGGGCCAGCGCCGGCAGCCcagcggggaggaggaggaggcaccGCCCGTGAAAATCGCCTGGAAAACGGCTGCAGCCAGGAAATCCCTACCAGCTTCCATAACCATGCACAACCTGGATCTGCAAAAGTGTAACATGTCTCCGGTTGTTAAAATTGAACAGGTTTTTGCCCTTCAGaatgctgctggggatggaaaGCTCATCGATCAGTTTGTTTATTCCACCAAG ggAGTTGgtaacaaaacagaaatcagcGTCAAAGGACAAGAGAAACTTAATTCTTCATCAGCTCAGAGAAGTGAAAAAGCAGTGGTGCAAAACACGTCCTCTCCTGAGACCACTTCAGGGGCAGCAG gtTCTGTAGAAAAGAAGCAACAGAGAAGATCGATTCGAACCCGCTCCGAGTCTGAGAAATCCACCGAAGTTGTGCCAAAGAAGAAGATCAAAAAGGAGCAG GTTGAAACTGTCCCACTGGCAGCAGTGAAGACGGGGTTGCAGAAAG GTGCCAGTGAGATTTCAGACTCCTGTAAACCCTTGAAGAAGAGAAGTCGTGCCTCCACGGACATGGAACTGACCAGCTCAGCCTACAGGGACACGTCTGACTCTGACTCCAGAGGACTCAATGATTTACAGGTAAAG GGCAGTTTTGGGAAGCGTTCAGACAGCCCCTCAGCCACTGCTGATGCTGATGCCTCAGATGTGCAGTCAGTGGACTCCAGCTTATCCAGAAGAGGAACTGGAACAAGTAAAAAAGACACTGTTTGTCAG ATCTGCGAGAGCTCTGGCGAGTCACTGCTGGCCTGTGAGGGTGAGTGCTGCAGCATGTTCCACCTGGAGTGTCTCGGCCTGAAGGCCATGCCTGAGGAAAAGTTCATCTGCACCGAGTGTAAGAATG AGCACACGTGCTTTTCCTGCAAGCTCCCTGGCAAGGACGTGAAGCGCTGCTCTGTCAGCACCTGCGGGAAGTTCTACCATGAAGCCTGTGTGCGCAAGTTTGCCACAGCCCTGTTTGAGTCCCGGGGCTTCCgctgcccacagcactgctgcactgccTGCTCCATGGACAAGGACATGCACAAGGCCAGCAAAG GTCGCATGGCGAGATGTCTGCGATGCCCCGTGGCCTATCACTCGGGAGACGGCTGCATCGCTGCGGGGAGCTTGTTTGTGTCATCCCACATCCTCATCTGTAGTAACCATTCCAAAAGGACTCACTCCTCATCAGCTGTAAATGTAGGCTTTTGTTTCGTTTGTGCAAGAG GGCTGGTAGTGCAGGACCATTCAGACCCCCTGTTCAGTTCCTATGCCTATAAGTCCCACTACCTACTGAATGAGTCAAATCGTGCTGAGTTGATGAAATTACCTATGATTCCTCCTCCTTCGTCAGCTTCcaaaaagaaatgtgagaaaG GTGGCAAACTGTTGTGCTGTGAGTCCTGCCCAGCTTCCTTCCACCCCGAGTGTCTGAGCATAGAAATGCCTGAGGGATGCTGGAATTGCAATGACTGTAAAGCTGGCAAGAAGCTGCGGTACAAGCAGATCGTTTGGGTCAAGCTTGGGAATTACAG GTGGTGGCCAGCAGAGATCTGCAATCCCAGGTCTGTGCCTCTCAACATACAGGGCCTCAAACATGATATCGGGGACTTCccagtatttttctttggttcACATGACTACTATTGGGTACACCAGGGCAGAGTTTTCCCTTATGTTGAAGGAGATAAAAGCTTTGCTGAGGGGCAAACTAGTATTAACAAGACCTTCAAGAAAG CACttgaagaagcagcaaaacGTTTCCAGGAACTGAAAGcacaaagagaaagcaaagaggCATTGGAAATTGAAAGGAATTCAAGGAAACCTCCGCCCTATAAACACATTAAA TCCAACAAGGTGATCGGGAAGGTTCAGATCCAGGTGGCCGACCTGTCGGAGATCCCGCGCTGTAACTGCAAGCCGTCAGATGAGAACCCGTGTGGGCTGGAGTCAGAGTGCCTCAACAGGATGCTGCAGTACGAGTGCCACCCGCAGGTGTGTCCAGCTGGGGAGCGCTGCCAGAACCAGTGCTTCACCAAGAGGCTCTACCCCGACGCCGAGATCATCAAAACGGAGCGCCGCGGCTGGGGCCTGCGCACCAAGAGGAGCATTAAAAAG GGTGAATTTGTGAATGAATATGTTGGGGAGCTGATTGACGAGGAGGAGTGCCGGCTGCGGATCAAGCGTGCTCATGAGAACAGTGTCACCAATTTTTATATGCTAACTGTGACCAAG GACCGAATAATAGATGCTGGCCCAAAGGGGAACTACTCTCGTTTTATGAACCATAGTTGTAACCCAAACTGTGAAACGCAGAAGTGGACAGTGAATGGTGACATTAGAGTTGGACTGTTTGCTCTTTGTGACATTCCTGCAG GAATGGAGTTAACATTCAATTACAACCTGGATTGCCTGGGCAATGGCAGGACCGAGTGTCACTGCGGAGCAGAAAACTGCAGCGGCTTCCTGGGAGTGCGTCCCAAG ACAGCATTTGCAACGGCAAATGAAGAGAAggtgaaaaatgcaaaattaaagcagaagaagcggaaaatcaaaacagaacagaagcaGATGCATGAAGATAACTGTTTCCAGTGTGGAGATGGGGGAGAGCTGGTCATGTGTGATAAGAAGGACTGTCCCAAAGCATACCACCTCCTATGCCTTAACCTGACTCAACCACCTTTTG GAAAGTGGGAATGTCCATGGCATCAGTGTGACATCTGTAGCAATCCTGCCGTGTCCTTCTGTGAGTTTTGCCCCCATTCCTTCTGTAAGGATCACGAGAAGGGAGCCCTGGTGCCGTCGGCGCTGGACGGCCGCCTCTGCTGCTCCGCACACGACCCCAAATCTCCTGTGGCACCCGAGTACTGGAGCAAGATCAAGTGCAAATTGGAAGCACAGAACGCTGTGGAAGAGGCAAAGGAGTGA
- the NSD3 gene encoding histone-lysine N-methyltransferase NSD3 isoform X1: MDFSFSFMQGIMGNTIQQPPQLIDSANIRQEEAFDGSSDIAEDGGRTPYEAALQQGFQYPPAEELPPLTNGYPPAIGMYEPQAKYQTYPQYPNGSANGFGTVRNFSPPEYYPVENSNARPHEVLEKPSPPQPPPPPPPSAPQVGIPKKTGSPEIKLKITKTIQNGRELFESSLCGDLLNEVQAREYAKAKHEGRKEKRKKSSKHDSSRSEERKSHKIPKLEPEEQNRPNERLSTLSERPREDAVLEEAPVQQLVPSLPAQVTHDVKFQVGDLVWSKVGTYPWWPCMVSCDPQLDVHTKINTRGAREYHVQFFSNQPERAWVHEKRVREYQGHKQYEQLLAEAAKQASNHSEKQKIRKPRPQRERAQWDIGIAHAEKALKMTREERIEQYTFIYVDQEPEEALAKAKKTAAAKSEAKKSRRPKAAAPRAQPEHTGAAAASPSHAEARRQGQRRQPSGEEEEAPPVKIAWKTAAARKSLPASITMHNLDLQKCNMSPVVKIEQVFALQNAAGDGKLIDQFVYSTKGVGNKTEISVKGQEKLNSSSAQRSEKAVVQNTSSPETTSGAAGSVEKKQQRRSIRTRSESEKSTEVVPKKKIKKEQVETVPLAAVKTGLQKGASEISDSCKPLKKRSRASTDMELTSSAYRDTSDSDSRGLNDLQVKGSFGKRSDSPSATADADASDVQSVDSSLSRRGTGTSKKDTVCQICESSGESLLACEGECCSMFHLECLGLKAMPEEKFICTECKNGEHTCFSCKLPGKDVKRCSVSTCGKFYHEACVRKFATALFESRGFRCPQHCCTACSMDKDMHKASKGRMARCLRCPVAYHSGDGCIAAGSLFVSSHILICSNHSKRTHSSSAVNVGFCFVCARGLVVQDHSDPLFSSYAYKSHYLLNESNRAELMKLPMIPPPSSASKKKCEKGGKLLCCESCPASFHPECLSIEMPEGCWNCNDCKAGKKLRYKQIVWVKLGNYRWWPAEICNPRSVPLNIQGLKHDIGDFPVFFFGSHDYYWVHQGRVFPYVEGDKSFAEGQTSINKTFKKALEEAAKRFQELKAQRESKEALEIERNSRKPPPYKHIKSNKVIGKVQIQVADLSEIPRCNCKPSDENPCGLESECLNRMLQYECHPQVCPAGERCQNQCFTKRLYPDAEIIKTERRGWGLRTKRSIKKGEFVNEYVGELIDEEECRLRIKRAHENSVTNFYMLTVTKDRIIDAGPKGNYSRFMNHSCNPNCETQKWTVNGDIRVGLFALCDIPAGMELTFNYNLDCLGNGRTECHCGAENCSGFLGVRPKTAFATANEEKVKNAKLKQKKRKIKTEQKQMHEDNCFQCGDGGELVMCDKKDCPKAYHLLCLNLTQPPFGKWECPWHQCDICSNPAVSFCEFCPHSFCKDHEKGALVPSALDGRLCCSAHDPKSPVAPEYWSKIKCKLEAQNAVEEAKE; encoded by the exons AtggatttctctttctctttcatgcAAGGGATCATGGGAAACACAATTCAGCAACCACCTCAACTCATTGACTCGGCCAACATCCGCCAAGAGGAGGCCTTTGATGGCAGCAGTGACATTGCTGAGGATGGGGGCCGGACGCCGTACGAGGCCGCGCTGCAGCAAGGCTTCCAGTACCCCCCGGCCGAGGAGCTGCCGCCCCTCACCAACGGGTACCCCCCGGCCATCGGCATGTACGAGCCCCAGGCCAAATACCAGACCTACCCTCAGTATCCCAACGGCTCTGCCAACGGCTTTGGGACGGTCAGGAACTTCAGCCCCCCCGAGTATTACCCCGTGGAGAACTCCAACGCCAGGCCGCACGAAGTTCTGGAGAaaccttcccctccccagccgccgcctccgccgccaCCTTCAGCTCCACAAGTGGGGATTCCAAAGAAGACTGGCTCACCAGAGATCAAACTCAAAATAACCAAAACTATCCAGAACGGCAGGGAATTGTTTGAGTCCTCCCTGTGTGGGGACCTGTTGAATGAAGTCCAGGCGCGGGAGTACGCTAAGGCAAAACAtgaagggaggaaagagaaaaggaaaaaaagtagcaaGCATGACTCTTCCCGGTCGGAAGAGCGCAAGTCACACAAAATTCCAAAATTAGAACCAGAGGAGCAAAAT AGACCAAACGAGAGGCTTAGCACACTCTCAGAGAGACCAAGAGAAGatgcagtgctggaggaagcCCCG GTCCAGCAGCTCGTGCCGTCCCTTCCAGCACAGGTCACCCACGACGTCAAGTTCCAGGTTGGGGACCTGGTTTGGTCCAAGGTGGGGACATACCCGTGGTGGCCTTGCATGGTGTCCTGTGATCCACAGCTCGATGTGCATACCAAAATTAATACAAGAG GTGCCCGGGAATACCACGTGCAGTTCTTCAGCAACCAGCCAGAGCGCGCCTGGGTGCACGAGAAGCGCGTCCGCGAGTACCAGGGGCACAAACAGTACGAGCAGTTACTGGCTGAGGCAGCCAAGCAAGCCAGCAACCACTCTGAGAAACAGAAG ATTCGCAAGCCGCGGCCGCAGAGGGAGCGAGCGCAGTGGGACATTGGCATTGCCCATGCCGAGAAGGCGCTGAAAATGACCCGGGAGGAGAGGATAGAACAGTACACCTTCATTTACGTAGACCAAGAGCCGGAGGAGGCTTTGGCCAAGGCCAAAAAGACTGCTGCTGCCAAGTCGGAGGCCAAGAAGAGCCGTCGGCCGAAGGCGGCGGCGCCCCGCGCGCAGCCGGAGCACACCGGCGCGGCGGCGGCCTCGCCCTCCCACGCCGAGGCGCGCAGGCAGGGCCAGCGCCGGCAGCCcagcggggaggaggaggaggcaccGCCCGTGAAAATCGCCTGGAAAACGGCTGCAGCCAGGAAATCCCTACCAGCTTCCATAACCATGCACAACCTGGATCTGCAAAAGTGTAACATGTCTCCGGTTGTTAAAATTGAACAGGTTTTTGCCCTTCAGaatgctgctggggatggaaaGCTCATCGATCAGTTTGTTTATTCCACCAAG ggAGTTGgtaacaaaacagaaatcagcGTCAAAGGACAAGAGAAACTTAATTCTTCATCAGCTCAGAGAAGTGAAAAAGCAGTGGTGCAAAACACGTCCTCTCCTGAGACCACTTCAGGGGCAGCAG gtTCTGTAGAAAAGAAGCAACAGAGAAGATCGATTCGAACCCGCTCCGAGTCTGAGAAATCCACCGAAGTTGTGCCAAAGAAGAAGATCAAAAAGGAGCAG GTTGAAACTGTCCCACTGGCAGCAGTGAAGACGGGGTTGCAGAAAG GTGCCAGTGAGATTTCAGACTCCTGTAAACCCTTGAAGAAGAGAAGTCGTGCCTCCACGGACATGGAACTGACCAGCTCAGCCTACAGGGACACGTCTGACTCTGACTCCAGAGGACTCAATGATTTACAGGTAAAG GGCAGTTTTGGGAAGCGTTCAGACAGCCCCTCAGCCACTGCTGATGCTGATGCCTCAGATGTGCAGTCAGTGGACTCCAGCTTATCCAGAAGAGGAACTGGAACAAGTAAAAAAGACACTGTTTGTCAG ATCTGCGAGAGCTCTGGCGAGTCACTGCTGGCCTGTGAGGGTGAGTGCTGCAGCATGTTCCACCTGGAGTGTCTCGGCCTGAAGGCCATGCCTGAGGAAAAGTTCATCTGCACCGAGTGTAAGAATG GAGAGCACACGTGCTTTTCCTGCAAGCTCCCTGGCAAGGACGTGAAGCGCTGCTCTGTCAGCACCTGCGGGAAGTTCTACCATGAAGCCTGTGTGCGCAAGTTTGCCACAGCCCTGTTTGAGTCCCGGGGCTTCCgctgcccacagcactgctgcactgccTGCTCCATGGACAAGGACATGCACAAGGCCAGCAAAG GTCGCATGGCGAGATGTCTGCGATGCCCCGTGGCCTATCACTCGGGAGACGGCTGCATCGCTGCGGGGAGCTTGTTTGTGTCATCCCACATCCTCATCTGTAGTAACCATTCCAAAAGGACTCACTCCTCATCAGCTGTAAATGTAGGCTTTTGTTTCGTTTGTGCAAGAG GGCTGGTAGTGCAGGACCATTCAGACCCCCTGTTCAGTTCCTATGCCTATAAGTCCCACTACCTACTGAATGAGTCAAATCGTGCTGAGTTGATGAAATTACCTATGATTCCTCCTCCTTCGTCAGCTTCcaaaaagaaatgtgagaaaG GTGGCAAACTGTTGTGCTGTGAGTCCTGCCCAGCTTCCTTCCACCCCGAGTGTCTGAGCATAGAAATGCCTGAGGGATGCTGGAATTGCAATGACTGTAAAGCTGGCAAGAAGCTGCGGTACAAGCAGATCGTTTGGGTCAAGCTTGGGAATTACAG GTGGTGGCCAGCAGAGATCTGCAATCCCAGGTCTGTGCCTCTCAACATACAGGGCCTCAAACATGATATCGGGGACTTCccagtatttttctttggttcACATGACTACTATTGGGTACACCAGGGCAGAGTTTTCCCTTATGTTGAAGGAGATAAAAGCTTTGCTGAGGGGCAAACTAGTATTAACAAGACCTTCAAGAAAG CACttgaagaagcagcaaaacGTTTCCAGGAACTGAAAGcacaaagagaaagcaaagaggCATTGGAAATTGAAAGGAATTCAAGGAAACCTCCGCCCTATAAACACATTAAA TCCAACAAGGTGATCGGGAAGGTTCAGATCCAGGTGGCCGACCTGTCGGAGATCCCGCGCTGTAACTGCAAGCCGTCAGATGAGAACCCGTGTGGGCTGGAGTCAGAGTGCCTCAACAGGATGCTGCAGTACGAGTGCCACCCGCAGGTGTGTCCAGCTGGGGAGCGCTGCCAGAACCAGTGCTTCACCAAGAGGCTCTACCCCGACGCCGAGATCATCAAAACGGAGCGCCGCGGCTGGGGCCTGCGCACCAAGAGGAGCATTAAAAAG GGTGAATTTGTGAATGAATATGTTGGGGAGCTGATTGACGAGGAGGAGTGCCGGCTGCGGATCAAGCGTGCTCATGAGAACAGTGTCACCAATTTTTATATGCTAACTGTGACCAAG GACCGAATAATAGATGCTGGCCCAAAGGGGAACTACTCTCGTTTTATGAACCATAGTTGTAACCCAAACTGTGAAACGCAGAAGTGGACAGTGAATGGTGACATTAGAGTTGGACTGTTTGCTCTTTGTGACATTCCTGCAG GAATGGAGTTAACATTCAATTACAACCTGGATTGCCTGGGCAATGGCAGGACCGAGTGTCACTGCGGAGCAGAAAACTGCAGCGGCTTCCTGGGAGTGCGTCCCAAG ACAGCATTTGCAACGGCAAATGAAGAGAAggtgaaaaatgcaaaattaaagcagaagaagcggaaaatcaaaacagaacagaagcaGATGCATGAAGATAACTGTTTCCAGTGTGGAGATGGGGGAGAGCTGGTCATGTGTGATAAGAAGGACTGTCCCAAAGCATACCACCTCCTATGCCTTAACCTGACTCAACCACCTTTTG GAAAGTGGGAATGTCCATGGCATCAGTGTGACATCTGTAGCAATCCTGCCGTGTCCTTCTGTGAGTTTTGCCCCCATTCCTTCTGTAAGGATCACGAGAAGGGAGCCCTGGTGCCGTCGGCGCTGGACGGCCGCCTCTGCTGCTCCGCACACGACCCCAAATCTCCTGTGGCACCCGAGTACTGGAGCAAGATCAAGTGCAAATTGGAAGCACAGAACGCTGTGGAAGAGGCAAAGGAGTGA